The genomic DNA GGCTGGTGCGGGTCTTGGTCTTGCCCTTGCAGTGGGGGCACAGGAACATCATGCGGGTGGCCATCAGATTGGCGCTCCCATGGCTGCAGCGCGTGCGGGCCGGGGCGCGCGGGCTGCACGGCCTGGCTTGACGGGTTTGGCGGGTGGTGCGGCTGGTGCCGGAGGTGTGGCGCCCACCGCAGGACGCGCGGCGATCCAGGCGTCCACCTCGGTTTCGCGCCACGCCACGCTGGTGCCGTGCAGTTGCACGGCGCTGGGGAAGTCTCCGGCCTTGACCTTGGCGTAGATGGTGCTGCGGCCAAGGCCGGTCATAAAGCACACATCGTCAATACGTAGCAAGCGCTCGCGGTACGGGCGCACATCGGACGGGCCGGGACCGGCTTGGATGGGTGTGGTTTGCGTGGCTGTTCTTTGCATGTCCCTATGGTCTTGTGTGGACTGCTGAAAGCCAAGAAACCTATCTTGTGGCTGCGCTCCCCACAGTTAGTGGTGGCGAAATTGGGCGCAAAAACGACGGGCGCGCCGTGGCGCGGGGCAGCTCAAGAAACTGAGGGGCAGCGAACAGGTGCATGAGGCACTTGATGACCCAGCCGACTCATATTCAATTCGGCGAATTGGCAGACCCAGCTGGACTAGGTTTTCGCTATCAATCGTCCTGCCGCATGCACCATTCTTTCCCGGGGAACAGAAATACTGAAATCGAGCCAGTGAATGACGTTGTAATAGGCCTGATCCGCAGACATGTACTTTTCAAGAAACTGCTGAGTCTTACGTCGCGGAAAAATGCAGGCGAACTTCAGAGAAGTTACCCTCCGCACCTCCTCATTTTCCGAACGCAAAAGAGACATAATTATTCTATTACTCAGATGTAAAAATACGTCATCTGGAATCAATGCAACGAGACGTGCAAGCAGGGACGCTGGCATCGAAAAAACCAATAGATCTTCGAGCCTATCCCCCCCAAGAGAATATAATGCGCGCGCTGCCTCTTCCTCTCTTGGATTTGAATCGACAAGCAATATTCCTTTAAACATACCGCTATAATCCGGACGCTCTAGCAGCTCAATGATCAATGGAATATCACACCATTCTCCGCAATCAGCCAAATACTGCAGATCGAACGATGAATATTCGATCTTACTGTCTGAGAGGATTGATCTCACAAGCGTCAGATCAGCCGGATTTCGTTGGTTGCATATAATATTCAATGCTTCACGCGTGAATTTTCCGCATAGAAATGGCCCAAGATTCCGAGCACTCTCCACTAGATCGGTTGCACTACCATGCAACTTGGCTAGATCATCAATCACCGCATTGAAGCGGGTCTTGAATTGATCGCTGACCGCGTTGCGCAAGTCATCACCGCGAGTCTGGAAATCACGCCGCGCGAGGCTAAAATAGGAATCTAAATCAAGAAATTCAGAGCGCTCTTGTTCTTCGAGCTGCGCAGTTGGGAGCGCATCAAAGTACTGCTTTCTATAACGTTCAAAATAATACTCTCCCACCATATCTTTTCGACTCATTGCCAACAAACCTCTCGCTGTTTGCGTCTTGTCGTTGCGCACGAGTAAAGCGCTGGCTTGAGCTAAGGAAAATGGCCGTCCAGTTGCAATTAGCGCCTGCATGGCCTCGTGACGAACTTCTGCATCGTCATCCTCTAGCAAGAGTTCGCTCATACTGACAGTAAGCGCTTTTCGACTGCGCAGCAGCTTGGCTCCGAATGCCCGAACTAATGAACATCGATGATTCAAACTGCGTAGCAAGATGTCGTTGTCGAATTCAGTCTCATCTTCAAAAAGCATATTGAGAAGATCTCGCGCTACTGCACTCGGTTGCAATGTAATAAGTACATTCAGTGCAGCGCTTCTGTTTTCACGCAGAGTGATTCGCACAATGGCATCAACCGCAGCGCCGGCCGTTTGGGTCTCATTCCTTGCGAACTCTTCCTGAATAGTAGGAAGGTCTGATGTCTTACCACATGCACCTAGATACCCCAGTGCTGCAACTTTCAACGTACTTTCAGCGCGCTCGGATAGCCAAAAGCGAATAAAATCTTTTCGCCCAAACTCCTTCTCTTCGGCTATTGGTTCGCAAATTAAGCTCATTGCTTTTAATGCGCGAATCCGCCGATCAGTAGGTCCAACAACGGAACAGATGGGCAGCCTATTACCCCTAAATCCATTGACTGCCTTAAGCCAGTGCCAAAGCGGTACGTTGGCGTCATCGGAGTGATCAAGCCCAGCATCAAGTAACTTCAGAAGCTCACGACGACCAAAGGGAAATTTGGCCCGAGCTTTATAGAGGAGGTTTGCGTCGTGTGTTCCCAGCGAATGCTGATCGTTCGAGTGCGTTGCTGAAATACTTGCAAGTAGTCTGACTCGTGCAACTTCTTCAGGCGAAAGAGCCTGTCCATCAGGCACATTTTCAATAGCGGCGGCAAAATCGCCGAGGAAGAGTGCTCCCTCTACGGCGTTCGGAGTTATCGAATCAGATTTTGAATCTTTTTGCAAAGACTCTTGGTCTTGCTCAACCAAAGGTGCTTGATCCTTTTCGGATGCGGTTGCCTTTTCTTCTGCATTTAGTCCAATTACGTAGCCTTGAATGCACTTACGAAATTTCGTTTCGAAATCTCGTGCGTCAGTGAATGTGCCGGCCAAGAGCTTTCTCTCAGCGAAAACCTGATTCTTAAATTTTTGGACTTGGGAGAGATGAATACCGGGGTCAGCGAGGGACGCTGCATCAATTTCCTTAAGCAAAAGGCTGATCGCAGGTCGACCTTCTTTTTCGTGCCGAGCCATGGCTCGATAGAACTCTTCCTCAAATCCCGACGTGTAAGGCTCCGTGCCGGGAGGCGTGCCCCACCGCTTCCAAAGCATCCCCACAAAGAAGTCACATCCGTCAAGGTCACGATTAATAATCTCCTGTGGTCGGCCCAAGCCTGGCAGGGTGTCTTCCCAGCCAACAAGTTCAACTTGATACCCAAGCGCTTCTGCTAACTGGCTATTGAACTCGTCGACGATGGTTCTCGCAGTTTTACGTTCATCAACCAGGTCGCCCGGGGAAGCCAGAAATACCTTGACAATTTTTCTTGTGATCGCCATTGCACTCTCTGAATAAGAATTGAGACTCACTGGAACTTGCACCGCAGTCGTCACCGAGTCGAATACCGGACAGCAGAGATGGGCGCTCAACCGGAGCACCTTCTCTATGTGTAAATAGCTTGGGACACCTGCTGTACAGAGGCTCGGGGAAGAGCTTTCGATAGATGCTATCAAACGACGTCTGGACAGCTACACGCGGAGGTAGGAATCTGGATAGCTGAGCTCACAAGCCGTGCATTCCAAAGGACGACGAAAGTGTGCAAGCGGGATAGCAGCAATCATGACCTCGTGGCTCTTGGAGGGCTTGGCGGGTCTTTCGACGAAACGCGCGCTGGTGAACATTTGCGCTGGCTTTCACAACCCCAAAGGATGGTGATTCGGTTAGGTTTGTAGGCTTTGAAGGGTTTACCGACCGTCGAAGCGCGAGCAAGTGTTTTGCGCAAAGAACCGGCCTGCATCCCGCCGGAACCTGCACCAAATCAAATCCGAGACACCCTAGACGCCATCTGCAAAACCTTCCAGGTGGTCGCCACTTGGTGGGGTTTGTAGGCTTTGGAGGGTTTACCGACCGTCGAAGCGCGAGCAAGTGTTTTGCGCAAAGAACCGGCCTGCATCCCGCCGGAACCTGCACCAAATCAAATCCGAGACACCCGGAGACGCCATCGCCCAACCTTCCGGGTGGCCGCCGCTTGGTGGGGTTTGTAGGCTTTGGAGGGTTTACCGACCGTCGAAGCGCGAGCAAGTGTTTTGCCCAAGACACCGACCTGCCCCCTGCTCGAACCCATACCAATTCAATTTTGAGATACCCGAAAAGAACTACCTACAAAGCCTACAAACTGGTCTTCATTGGTGGGTTTGTAGGTAGTTGATTCCAAGTATTTCTAGTTTGAAAAAGGTTCTTTCCGTTACGTCACAGGCTCCGGAGCCACCCGGCCCACGGCCTCAAAAGTCCGCCGATTCCCGACAGTGAAAGCGGCCCTGCAGCGCCCCGCAAGCCCGCGTCAGGCTTGGCGGTGCACCCAGGCGGCAACCCCGACGAAATCAACACATGAAGCGAGCAGGCGCGGCGGGGTCTCGACAGCGCGCCAGGGCATTTGGTCGTCTTGCACGGCGGCTGGGCTGGCAACCGACCACCGACCACCGACCACCGACCACCGGCCGCAGCGCGGCTGCGGGTGGCAGGTGCAGGCGCAGCATCGGCGCGCGCCCGCTTAGAACGGGGCGGTGTGGCTCAGCCCTTGCGGGCGCCTGCGGCGTGCAGGTAGTCAGCCCACCACTGCATCAGCTTCGTGCGGTCGGCCATGTACGTGGTGCGGTGGTATGCGGCCCGTATCTCGTTGCGCTCCTTGTGCGCGAGCTGCCGCTCTATCACGTCGGGGTTCCATCCGTGTTCGTTGGCCACGGTCGAGAACAGGGCGCGGAAGCCATGGGCCGTGGCCATGGTCTTGTAGCCCATGCGGGCCAGGGCTGAATTGAAGGTGTTCTCGCTCAGTGGCTTGCTGGGGTAGTAGGGACTGGGGAACACCAGCTCGCGGCCGCCGCTGATGGCGTCGATCTTGTCCAGCACTTCGAGGGCCTGCTGGGACAGGGGCACGCGGTGTTCCTCGCGCATCTTCATGCGTTCGGCCGGGATGGTCCACAGCGCTGCCTTGAGGTCGAATTCAGCCCAGCGCGCGCCCCGCACTTCGCCCGGCCTGCATGCAGTGAGCATCAGCAGCCGCAGGCCCAGCACGATGGCGGGCGCGCCCTCATAGGCGGCGAGCCTTCGCATGAACTCGGGCAGCTCTTTCTCGGACAACGCGGCGCGGTGCTGCACAGTGCGCGGCTTGAGGATTTCAGAGGGCACCAGATCGAGCATGGGGTTGCTGTCGATGCGCTGGTGTGTGACGGCCCAGCGGTAGATGGCCTTCACCCGCTGCAGCACGCGGCCGGCCTGGTCGGCCGCACCGCGCGCCTCGATGGCCTTTACTGCCTCCATTACGTCGCGCGCCTTCAACGTGGCCATGGGCCTTGAACCCAGCGCCGGAAAAATGTCGTTCTCCAGCGATGCCTGAATGCGGCCCATCGTCACGGGCTCCCAGCGGCCGCGCTGGTGCTCCAGCCAGTCGCGGGCCACCACCTCCAGCGTGTTGCGGCTTTCGTGGATGACCCGCGCCTTTTCCTCCTTGCGGGCTTCGCCTGGGTCTTGGTTATCTTGCAGCAGGCGGCGGGCCTTGGTGGCCGCTTCACGTGCTGCCTTCAATGTCACGTCCGGGTAGACGCCGAAGGCGAGGCGCTTTTCCTTCCCGGCGAAACGGTACTTCATGCGCCAGTAGCGCCCGCCCGCCTTGGTGACTTCAAGATAGAGGCCCAGGCCGTCTGAATGTTTGCCGGGCTCGGTGAGGGTGCGTAGCTTCGTGTCGGTGAGTTTCAAGGGGCACCAGAAATGGCAGGGGGCACAAGTGGGGGCACATTCTGTCACCTCACAGCATGAATCTAGAGCCCATGCGGCCTAGCGGCCAGAATTTGATAGCTGTCGAGACGCAAACCCTCTCGCCAGTGAGCAAGTGCTCTTCTTACGCGCTCGTCTCGGATCACTGGCAAGTAGTTGCAATCAAAGCCATAGCGCCCGCCTGCAATCATTGCCGCTTCTTGTTTTGACTCAGAGTAGAGGACAGCGTGGCTGCCCGCTACGTAGCCGCCAACGTCAACGTAGCCGCGCTTAAACCAACCGAGTATTGACGCGAAGCGAAGGATCTTTGCAATCACTTCGTTTTCACTACCGGGGTGACACCGCATGGTTATTGCAGGTGTACTACGGCGACCATTCCGATCTCGAACACCACGCAGGAATATGTCGTCTCCATCGTAAATTATGTGGACGTCATCCTCGGGCCAAGCTATCGAGGCATAACACGCAGCCGTCAACCAGCCTCGCGCAATACCGTAGTGAGACTCCGCTTCAGCGCCAAACTCATGTTGCACATAAGGACCATGTTTCATAGGGCTAATCACTAACGTGAGGAGAGGTATTGACGATTTTTCGATGCCAATGTACAGGCTCAATCGCCTTCTTGGACCTTCCCATACAGCATGGTTAACACCCGCAACTACGCAGTATGGTGAATCCTGCGCGCAACGCGACCAAAAGCGCACGGTAACTGTTGCCCATCAAGAAAATCTGCCTACCACTGCATCAACTTCGTCCGGTCCGCCATGTACGTGGTCCGGTGATACGCGGCCCGGATTTCGTTTTGCTCCCGGTGCGCGAGCTGCCTCTCGATGACATCGGGATTCCATCCGTGTTCGTTGGCCACAGTCGAGAACAAGGCCCTGAACCCGTGGGCCGTGGCGATGCTCTTGTAGCCCATGCGCGCGAGCGCTGAGTTGAAGGTGTTCTCGCTCAGTGGCTTGCTGGGGTAGTAGGGGCTGGGGAACACCAGCTCGCGGCCGCCGCTGATGGCCTCGATCTTGGCCAGCACGTCGAGGGCCTGTTTGGACAGGGGCACGCGGTGTTCCTCGCGCATCTTCATGCGCTCTGCGGGGATGGTCCACAGCGCCGCCTTGCGGTCGAACTCCACCCAGCGCGCGCCACGCACTTCCCCGGGCCTGCAGGCCGTGAGCATGAGCATGAGCATGCGCAGGCCCAGCACGATGCTCGGGGCCCCGTCATAGGCAGCGAGCTTGCGCATGAACTCGGGCAGCTCTTTTTCCGCCAGGGCGGCCCGGTGTTGGACCGTGCGGGGTTTGAGAATTTCCGAGGGCACCAGATCGAGCATGGGGCTGGTCTCGATGCGCTGGTGCGTGACGGCCCAGCGGTAGATGGCCTTCACGCGCTGCAGCACTCGGCCGGCCTGATCGGCCGCGCCGCGTGCTTCCACCTGTTTGACTGCATCCATGACGTCCCGGGCTTTCAGGCTGGCCATGGGGCGCGAACCCAGCGCGGGAAAGATATCGTTTTCGAGTGAGGCCTGTATGCGGCCCATGGTGACCGGCTCCCAACGGGCTGACTGGTGTTCGATCCAGTCGCGGGCCATGGCTTCGAGGGTGTTGCGGTTTTCGTGGACGACCCGGGCCTTTTGCTCCTTGCGGGCCTCCCCGGGTCTTGGTTGTCCTGAAGGAGCTTGCGGGCCTTGCTGGCGGACTCCCTGGCTATCTTCAGGCTGATGTCGGGGTGCACGCCAAAGGCCAGGCGCTTTTCTTTTCCGGCGAAGCGGTACTTCATGCGCCAGTAGCGCCCGCCAGCCTTGGTGATTTCGAGATACAGGCCCAAGCCCTCGGCGTGTGTGCTTCCTAGAAGTGAGTATTCATGCGACTTGGTGGGCAGAATGTGAGAGCCGTCGAAACCACGAGCCCCCTCGTGAATCAACGGCTTACGCCCAACGATCCGTTCCCGGTGACATTG from Acidovorax sp. A79 includes the following:
- a CDS encoding helix-turn-helix transcriptional regulator, coding for MQRTATQTTPIQAGPGPSDVRPYRERLLRIDDVCFMTGLGRSTIYAKVKAGDFPSAVQLHGTSVAWRETEVDAWIAARPAVGATPPAPAAPPAKPVKPGRAARAPRPARAAAMGAPI
- a CDS encoding DUF4062 domain-containing protein, with the translated sequence MAITRKIVKVFLASPGDLVDERKTARTIVDEFNSQLAEALGYQVELVGWEDTLPGLGRPQEIINRDLDGCDFFVGMLWKRWGTPPGTEPYTSGFEEEFYRAMARHEKEGRPAISLLLKEIDAASLADPGIHLSQVQKFKNQVFAERKLLAGTFTDARDFETKFRKCIQGYVIGLNAEEKATASEKDQAPLVEQDQESLQKDSKSDSITPNAVEGALFLGDFAAAIENVPDGQALSPEEVARVRLLASISATHSNDQHSLGTHDANLLYKARAKFPFGRRELLKLLDAGLDHSDDANVPLWHWLKAVNGFRGNRLPICSVVGPTDRRIRALKAMSLICEPIAEEKEFGRKDFIRFWLSERAESTLKVAALGYLGACGKTSDLPTIQEEFARNETQTAGAAVDAIVRITLRENRSAALNVLITLQPSAVARDLLNMLFEDETEFDNDILLRSLNHRCSLVRAFGAKLLRSRKALTVSMSELLLEDDDAEVRHEAMQALIATGRPFSLAQASALLVRNDKTQTARGLLAMSRKDMVGEYYFERYRKQYFDALPTAQLEEQERSEFLDLDSYFSLARRDFQTRGDDLRNAVSDQFKTRFNAVIDDLAKLHGSATDLVESARNLGPFLCGKFTREALNIICNQRNPADLTLVRSILSDSKIEYSSFDLQYLADCGEWCDIPLIIELLERPDYSGMFKGILLVDSNPREEEAARALYSLGGDRLEDLLVFSMPASLLARLVALIPDDVFLHLSNRIIMSLLRSENEEVRRVTSLKFACIFPRRKTQQFLEKYMSADQAYYNVIHWLDFSISVPRERMVHAAGRLIAKT
- a CDS encoding tyrosine-type recombinase/integrase, coding for MKLTDTKLRTLTEPGKHSDGLGLYLEVTKAGGRYWRMKYRFAGKEKRLAFGVYPDVTLKAAREAATKARRLLQDNQDPGEARKEEKARVIHESRNTLEVVARDWLEHQRGRWEPVTMGRIQASLENDIFPALGSRPMATLKARDVMEAVKAIEARGAADQAGRVLQRVKAIYRWAVTHQRIDSNPMLDLVPSEILKPRTVQHRAALSEKELPEFMRRLAAYEGAPAIVLGLRLLMLTACRPGEVRGARWAEFDLKAALWTIPAERMKMREEHRVPLSQQALEVLDKIDAISGGRELVFPSPYYPSKPLSENTFNSALARMGYKTMATAHGFRALFSTVANEHGWNPDVIERQLAHKERNEIRAAYHRTTYMADRTKLMQWWADYLHAAGARKG
- a CDS encoding tyrosine-type recombinase/integrase, yielding MARDWIEHQSARWEPVTMGRIQASLENDIFPALGSRPMASLKARDVMDAVKQVEARGAADQAGRVLQRVKAIYRWAVTHQRIETSPMLDLVPSEILKPRTVQHRAALAEKELPEFMRKLAAYDGAPSIVLGLRMLMLMLTACRPGEVRGARWVEFDRKAALWTIPAERMKMREEHRVPLSKQALDVLAKIEAISGGRELVFPSPYYPSKPLSENTFNSALARMGYKSIATAHGFRALFSTVANEHGWNPDVIERQLAHREQNEIRAAYHRTTYMADRTKLMQW